In the genome of Chryseobacterium phocaeense, the window TCATAAAAAGACTCTTTAATTATTTCTGGTGTTTTAATTCCAAAATAAATTCCTGTAATCGCAGACGGATGAAATTTTTTCATTCCAAAATTATCAAAAATCAACCTTATTTCTTCTTCATGCTGCCATGTAGACTTTTTAGTAGCAAACATTTTTTTAATAAACTCATCTTTCAAATTTATAAGATCATTAATATCTAATGTTGGAATGTTATCTTTATAATCAATTTTGAATTTATATTGAAAATCAAAGTTTTGCCCCCTATCAATTAATTTTTCTAAATCATACTCTACACAGTATCCCGAATAAGAACTTGCATAATAAGCCCACAATTGCTCATTCAAAAAATCTGTACTTAAACAATATACTCCAATTTTTTCCTTGAAGTTTAAAACTTCTTTAAATTGCTTTTCAAAATTATTTAACTCTTTATATGGAAATAAAGTTTTCAAAAGTTCTATAACTTGGGATATTTCTTCATTAAAATAAATGTCAAACGGGTCATTCAACATGTTATAATTAGATGAGTAAAAAGAATTATTTTTAATCGTTTCAAAATCTCTTTTAAAAACGTCCTCCTCTATTGATCTGTATTTATAAACTTTCATAATAATTCGTATTATTTAAAAAAATCTTCAAACGGCTTTATCATTTCTTCTTTCTTCGTCAAAACGGCAAAAACCACTCTTTTAAATTTATTTTTATATTTTCCGTGAAGATGTTTTTTGAATAAATCCGCAATCTCCTGTGGATCATTTTTAAAAACTCCGCAACCCCAGGCACCTAAAATCAGTGTTTCATTTCCCTGATTCAAGGCAAGAGCAAACATTTTCTTCATCCTGATATCCATAGCTCCATATATTTCCCCTTCTCTTTCCGGCTCCTGTCTTTTTACAACTCCGGCGTTCACAGCTGGTGATGTGATAAAGTTACATAGAACTGGTTTAGATAATAGTTCTCCTTTATCCTTCCTGAAGACAGGAACTTTTGGACTGTAAATCATCATATCCGTGTAAAAGCAGGATTCCATATTTCTATGAATCTTGTAATAGTCCCCGGCTTGTAACTGAGTTTCATACAGAGCTGAAGTTCTTGCCAGGCTTTCTTCCTGAGCTTCTGCTCCACTGATAAAGCCTCCTCCCGGATTTTTGGCTGATGCAAAATTCAAGCACATTATTTTCTCCTGGTTTTCTTCCTCAGCTAATTTTAAAATTGCTTTTAGCGAGCTGAAATTCCATACTTCAAATTGGGTTTCAAAATTGGTTTCAGGAAGTTCAGATTTTGATATTTCAGCCAAATCTTCCGATGAAAATAAAACGGTTCCTTTCTTACAATCTTCCAGTTCTTTTTCTATTGAAATTTTTTCGTTCTCTTTGTTTATATAATATTTTTTGGCTAAGATGTCCAATGTATCTTTTGCCATTCCTTTATTGGTCATGGTTAGTTTTTAATTTTAATATTAAGCTTTCTATTTCCTTGTTCATCGTTTTTTCAAATTCATCACCTACAAAAACCTTAATCACCTCAATTTCCCCTACAATTCCATCATTAAAATAATCCAGCTCTTCAGACGGCACCCAGAGCTCATTGTGATTTCTGGCTCCTACATTCTGTGCTGGATATTGATTGATAATCTCTTCCTTTACCCTGAACATGGTAACAAAACCCAGATAATTTCCGGCCTCATCCCTGGTATTCCACTTTTCAGCAATTTCTGATGCATACTCTTCATTCAGAACCGGATAGAAAATGGGCTGCCAATCCAGTCTTGGAGGGAATTTTTTATATCCGTTTTCCGCGATCAGTATCATTTCCTTTTCTCCAACCGGTCTGTATAATATCTGTGTCTTCATGGTCTTTTTTTGGCTTTATTCTGTCATTAAATATAAGCCATTATTTAGTTAAAAAATTCTTTAAAATCTTTTGAATAAGGTGAATATGATCCGTAAATTTTATCAATCCTTACCTTTAAATTCTCTGGTTTAAACTGTTCATCAGTCTGATCCAGGCAAGTGATCACCAAATTCTTTTTTGTGGTCTTTACATAAGCTCCGTCTACAATAAGCGCATAATTCAATAATTCATAATCCAGATTTCCAAACCGGAGTTCTTTCTGATATTCATTAAATACGCAGGTCTCCTCTTCATTATTTTTCAGGCTTAATTCCTTTTCATTGCTCATCCAGCCGCTTCCATGCCGGGTAGAATAGATTCTGGTAACATAATACATTTCGATATCTTCTATGTTCAGCCGCCTGCAGATTTCATACGCATTTTTTGAGGTAGTGTTTGCATAGGTAACATTCGGAAATACACCGTGATCCATATCCAGCAAAACTCCCTGGCTTCCCTCGAAAATGAGGTTTTCAAATGAATTCAGGTAGGAATAATCATCAATTTTCCATTCAATTTCATCTATCGCATTCAGGAAATCGTTTATAGCTTCTTCTACCTGTTTTTCATCCATATAGCCATAGTAATAAGCAATTCCATTCAGTTTTTCGATCAGCATGCCTCTCGGTGCCATTAAATCGGCGCCAAATAGTTTATAAGGGCTTTCATGTCTTTTCATGGTTGCTCCAATGCCTTTTCCACAGGTTCCGTGCTCCAGATTTTTTGTACTGGTCCTGTTCTGCCAGACATCAAACGGAGTGGTTACTTTGGCCAGTGGGTGAATGTGCAGTTCAATATTTCCGCCTTTTTCCAATAACTCTTTTCTTTCATTCAGGAGAAAAACCGGATGAACGGTACAGTGTTCTGTAAAATAAGACGGTAACCCACGAAGCGCACCGCTCGCATAGCTGGAATGGATATGTTTTTTATCTCCAATCATCACCGTATGCGCTGCCTGCTGTCCTCCGGAAAACCTGATGGCTACTGACTCCGGGTTCTGTCGGGCAAGAAAATCAGTCGTAATTCCCTTGCCTTCATCACCAAAACCCAGTCCTATAACTATTTGTGCCTTTTTCATGACTTAATACATCTGAATATTATCAAATCCTCCGTTACCTGCAGTTCCGGTTGTTTTATTTTTAAATGTTTTGCAGACCACATTTTTAATAACATCCGGAATTTCCCTGTGATCTCTTACAGACAGACAGTTTTCTCCCAACAGCTCTATCCAGCCTCTGCTTGCTCTTAATGCCTGATCAGAGTGTAAAACATTAATGTGGTAGACTTCGTAGCGTTTTTGAGCTTCTTTCAGTAGCTCAAAGTGGCTGTAGGTCTGCTGGCCTGCTCCCATAATTTCTCTGACAGCTAATGCAGGAAGTGTTCTCAGAAAAGGTTCATCTCCTATTGTAAACAGGATTCCTTTCTGGTTTCTCTTCTCAAAAGCATCTGTTCTGGTATGGAAAGCCGCAAAATACCAGGCCAGAAGGTAGCTCTCACCGCCATTTCCTCCTCCTCCGGATTCAATGTAGGTTCGGGTAAGCCACATGTCCAGCTCCTCATCTCCGGATTCGAACTGCCCTACCTGTAAGGGATAAGCGTCACATTCATGATCCCCTATTCCCAGGAATAAAAGGGCCGGATCGGGAACTCCTCCCTGCATAATTCCGCCCATTAATCTGGGAAGTCCTTCTTTAATCAACTCATGAGGGATGTGTCCCATACTGCCCGTTACGTCCAGTCCCAGAATGATGGGAACCGTATCCGGATGTACATCAGAATCCCTGGATTCCCTGAAAGAAATTCCTTTTGGATTCATAGATTCATGGGCTCTTCCCAATGCGTTCTGAGTGAAAATTTCTCCTGCGGATTTATATCCGTAACCTGCTTTTCTTGCTCTGTTTAAACGAGCGTCCATATCGTATCTTGTACTTCCCATAACTATAATGTTTTACCGAATAAATATTCAAATCTCTTTACAGCAATTTCCAGCTGAATATTTAAATTTCTGATTGTTAATGATAATTCTATGTCTTTCTGAACAAATGCCTCCGGCTGAAAATCTTCAAACGTAAGGCTGTTTCTGTCTAAAGGGCTGATATCAATAAGTCCTTCCCTTTCCCGTTCCAGCCGTTTTATTTTAAGCTCGATGTCTTCCACTCTGCGCCTGTAGATCAATTCGGAGTCTGCTCCGATAATTTGGGCCCGGTCTTCTCTGATCTGGTCATTATTTCTCTGTAACAACCCGATAAATCTTGGTTTTAATTCGTCCTCCATCTTTTAACTATTTTGTGTTATTTTTACACTAATTGGAATTGACATAACAATGTCTTTTCCTGCAAAGCTTATTTACTTCTTGGAATACATGACATCTGTTCTCAAAACATATTTCAATCCGCTGATCAGGGTTTTTCCTTCATGTCTTAAAGGATGATAAAATACCAGTGCCGAACCTTTCTTCGGAGCTACCGTAAACAGATTTTCAAATTCTGTTTCCCCTCCTTCAAAATCATCATTCAGATAGATCAGAAAAGTGTAGAAACTTTTTTCATTTTCATTGCGTATATAGCTTCCGTCCCGGTGCATTTTGAACCGTTGTCCGGGAGAATATTTATACACCCTGAACATTTCATTAAAATCCTTAAGTGTATAATTCTCATGATTTCCGGGAAGGAATGTTGCGGCCATTTCAAAAAGCTCATCAGCCAGTAGATTATCAAAAATCATCAGTCGGTCGTTGTTTCTGATTCCTTTACTCATCATCTGTCTCCCGTTCATATTGATTTTCGCTTCTTCAAATACTTTTCCCCGCGCCATGGTTATATATTCATCGCAGGCTTCCGAAGAAAGGAAATCTTCAATCAGAAATATCTGTGGATGCAGTACTGTTTTTTCCATGGATCATATTCTGTGTTTGGTGATTGTGTGTTTTTATCTTCTTAACTCATCTCTGACTTCCATTAAAGCAAATCCCAGCAGATTTTCCCCGTCCCATAGAAGCGGATTTTGTGCTCTTGGATCTGATTCCAGCATTCCGATTCCCCAGATCCGGTCATACGGACTGGCCTCTATCAGAATCTTGTTATCTGTTGACAATAAAAATGCTTCCAGCCTGGGGCTTTGTGAAAATTTCAGCAGGTTGGCTTTCTTTACAATTTCATATTTGTGTGCATCCCAAAGTTTTGCTTCAAAATGCTTCACTTTTCTTCCCAGACTTTTAGCATCGTTAGGTGTTTCAGATTTTAAAACTTTTTCCAAAATTTCCTCATCCTTGAATAATCTGGCTTTTCCTGCCATCATATAATGCTCAGCAGTTTTATAAACGATTCCATTTTCTTCGAACTCAACCGGAAGCCATTGGCTGAAACAGGATTTTGTAACCGCATCTTTTACAGTATGACCCCAGAAAAACATGAAATCGAGTTCTTTGTTTTCCTGATATCCTTCTCTAATATTTTGTAAAGTGTATTTCATGATTGCGTTATTATTACACAAATGTAAAACAATATTACTTTATAAACAAAATATATTTGTGTTATTTTGACACTAAAAATTTAACTGTCTGATTATCAGAAAATAATTTTGAAATTCTTAAGTACATTTAAAACACGGATAGCACTAATCCTTTCACAAATAGCACAAATACAATAACAACTAAAATTTTAGTTCAATTATTCAAAATGATAATCTCTGGGATTTTTGATGGAAATTAAGGTTAGATAAGGGTTGAAAGAAATTATTTGATTTCGAAATAAAACCCTTCTTTCTCAAGCTCCTCGTACTTCTGCTGATTGAAGGTAAAGAGTTTTCCGGGTCTTCCGCTGCCTTCTTTTTTTACATTATTGGTTTCATTTAGAAGACCGTAGCTCATGATCTTTTTGCGGAAATTCCTGCGGTCTATTTCCCGGCCGACAATGGTTCTGTAAAGATTTTCAAGGTCTGA includes:
- a CDS encoding DUF2971 domain-containing protein; the encoded protein is MKVYKYRSIEEDVFKRDFETIKNNSFYSSNYNMLNDPFDIYFNEEISQVIELLKTLFPYKELNNFEKQFKEVLNFKEKIGVYCLSTDFLNEQLWAYYASSYSGYCVEYDLEKLIDRGQNFDFQYKFKIDYKDNIPTLDINDLINLKDEFIKKMFATKKSTWQHEEEIRLIFDNFGMKKFHPSAITGIYFGIKTPEIIKESFYELFKKMDVRFYEVFPSNFKLDFKLINETKRKLKYEVSTFEFDILEHRSNVLHKSYYIHYKDSMDESKVKEFILAFREAFCIKENSLYVFNNKEVKSLINVYPKSDREYIEYANSIITVCDDWEEAAINNPYKDFYYNEILKNQ
- a CDS encoding TIGR02452 family protein translates to MTNKGMAKDTLDILAKKYYINKENEKISIEKELEDCKKGTVLFSSEDLAEISKSELPETNFETQFEVWNFSSLKAILKLAEEENQEKIMCLNFASAKNPGGGFISGAEAQEESLARTSALYETQLQAGDYYKIHRNMESCFYTDMMIYSPKVPVFRKDKGELLSKPVLCNFITSPAVNAGVVKRQEPEREGEIYGAMDIRMKKMFALALNQGNETLILGAWGCGVFKNDPQEIADLFKKHLHGKYKNKFKRVVFAVLTKKEEMIKPFEDFFK
- a CDS encoding ADP-ribosylation/crystallin J1, which translates into the protein MKTQILYRPVGEKEMILIAENGYKKFPPRLDWQPIFYPVLNEEYASEIAEKWNTRDEAGNYLGFVTMFRVKEEIINQYPAQNVGARNHNELWVPSEELDYFNDGIVGEIEVIKVFVGDEFEKTMNKEIESLILKLKTNHDQ
- a CDS encoding adenylosuccinate synthetase, giving the protein MKKAQIVIGLGFGDEGKGITTDFLARQNPESVAIRFSGGQQAAHTVMIGDKKHIHSSYASGALRGLPSYFTEHCTVHPVFLLNERKELLEKGGNIELHIHPLAKVTTPFDVWQNRTSTKNLEHGTCGKGIGATMKRHESPYKLFGADLMAPRGMLIEKLNGIAYYYGYMDEKQVEEAINDFLNAIDEIEWKIDDYSYLNSFENLIFEGSQGVLLDMDHGVFPNVTYANTTSKNAYEICRRLNIEDIEMYYVTRIYSTRHGSGWMSNEKELSLKNNEEETCVFNEYQKELRFGNLDYELLNYALIVDGAYVKTTKKNLVITCLDQTDEQFKPENLKVRIDKIYGSYSPYSKDFKEFFN
- a CDS encoding prolyl hydroxylase family protein; translation: MEKTVLHPQIFLIEDFLSSEACDEYITMARGKVFEEAKINMNGRQMMSKGIRNNDRLMIFDNLLADELFEMAATFLPGNHENYTLKDFNEMFRVYKYSPGQRFKMHRDGSYIRNENEKSFYTFLIYLNDDFEGGETEFENLFTVAPKKGSALVFYHPLRHEGKTLISGLKYVLRTDVMYSKK
- a CDS encoding NADAR family protein; translation: MKYTLQNIREGYQENKELDFMFFWGHTVKDAVTKSCFSQWLPVEFEENGIVYKTAEHYMMAGKARLFKDEEILEKVLKSETPNDAKSLGRKVKHFEAKLWDAHKYEIVKKANLLKFSQSPRLEAFLLSTDNKILIEASPYDRIWGIGMLESDPRAQNPLLWDGENLLGFALMEVRDELRR